A DNA window from Hydrogenophaga taeniospiralis contains the following coding sequences:
- a CDS encoding ABC transporter permease — protein MSETHPLSAALRHRLAWPLITLALLLIVNTVFNDSFLHIEWRDGHLYGSLIDILNRAAPLVLVSLGMTMVIATRGIDISVGAVVAIAAAVAAWMIGGSVAGTETRFPMPLAIGGAIGVAALCGLWNGVLVAKVGMQPIIATLILMVAGRGIAQLITDGQIITIYYKPFFFLGGGYLAGLPFSLFIVAAVFAALYLAVTRTALGLFVQAVGINPTAARVAGVQSRRLIVAAYTFCGVCAGIAGLLISSNVKSADGNNAGQLLELDAILAVTLGGTALTGGRFSLVGSVIGALIIQTLTYAIYSLGVPPEINLVVKAVVVFIVMLLQSPEFRAQVGVLVRRPGVQGASS, from the coding sequence ATGTCTGAAACCCATCCCTTGAGCGCCGCGCTGCGCCACCGCCTTGCCTGGCCGCTGATCACACTGGCGCTGCTGCTGATCGTGAACACGGTGTTCAACGACAGCTTCCTGCACATCGAGTGGCGCGACGGCCACCTGTATGGCAGCCTGATCGACATCCTCAACCGCGCCGCGCCGCTGGTGCTGGTGTCGCTGGGCATGACGATGGTGATCGCCACGCGCGGCATCGACATCTCGGTGGGCGCGGTGGTGGCCATCGCAGCGGCGGTGGCGGCCTGGATGATCGGCGGCTCGGTGGCGGGCACCGAGACCCGTTTCCCCATGCCGCTCGCCATCGGGGGCGCCATCGGCGTGGCCGCGCTGTGCGGCCTGTGGAACGGCGTGCTGGTGGCCAAGGTGGGCATGCAGCCCATCATCGCCACGCTGATCCTGATGGTGGCGGGCCGGGGCATCGCCCAGCTCATCACCGACGGGCAGATCATCACCATCTACTACAAGCCCTTCTTCTTCCTCGGTGGGGGCTACCTGGCAGGCCTGCCGTTCTCGCTGTTCATCGTGGCGGCCGTGTTCGCCGCGCTGTACCTGGCCGTCACGCGCACGGCGCTGGGCCTGTTCGTGCAGGCCGTGGGCATCAACCCGACGGCGGCGCGTGTGGCCGGCGTGCAGTCGCGCCGCCTGATCGTGGCCGCTTACACCTTCTGTGGCGTGTGCGCGGGCATCGCCGGCCTGCTCATCAGCTCCAACGTGAAAAGCGCCGATGGCAACAACGCCGGCCAGTTGCTGGAGCTCGACGCCATCCTGGCCGTGACCCTGGGCGGCACGGCGCTGACCGGCGGGCGCTTCAGCCTGGTGGGCAGCGTGATCGGCGCGCTGATCATCCAGACCCTGACCTACGCCATCTACTCGCTGGGCGTGCCACCCGAGATCAACCTGGTGGTCAAGGCGGTGGTGGTGTTCATCGTGATGCTGCTGCAGTCGCCCGAGTTCCGCGCCCAGGTGGGTGTGCTGGTGCGCCGGCCCGGCGTGCAGGGAGCGTCGTCATGA
- the yjfF gene encoding galactofuranose ABC transporter, permease protein YjfF: protein MSAVPTPSFDAAANPVAPMPQKTVRSRLNPKFLPLIATISLFVAMATMGSVLYTGFFSAQVFLNLLIDNAFLIIVAVGMTFVILSGGIDLSVGSVVALSTMVLAALVEHRGWSPLVAIPLVLLMGTAFGAFMGFLIERFRLQPFIVTLAGMFLARGLCYLISIDSISITSEPYSELAQWRLPLWEDASLSLGAVIAVAVLLAAVFIAHNTPFGRAVYAVGGNEQSAVLMGLPVRRTLVGVYTLSGFCSALAGVVFTFYMLSGYGLHAVGMELDAIAAVVIGGTLLTGGVGYVAGTLFGVLMLGIIQTLISFDGTLSSWWTRIVVGILLFVFCLLQRLLTHRASKRS from the coding sequence ATGAGTGCGGTCCCCACCCCCTCGTTCGACGCCGCAGCGAATCCCGTGGCGCCTATGCCGCAAAAGACCGTGCGCTCGCGCCTGAACCCCAAGTTCCTGCCGCTGATCGCCACCATCTCGCTGTTCGTGGCCATGGCCACCATGGGCTCGGTGCTCTACACCGGCTTCTTCTCGGCCCAGGTGTTCCTCAACCTGCTGATCGACAACGCCTTCCTGATCATCGTCGCGGTGGGCATGACCTTCGTGATCCTCTCAGGCGGCATCGACCTCTCGGTGGGTTCGGTGGTGGCGCTGAGCACCATGGTGCTGGCCGCGCTGGTGGAGCACCGGGGCTGGAGCCCGCTGGTGGCGATTCCGCTGGTGCTGCTCATGGGCACGGCCTTCGGCGCCTTCATGGGTTTCCTGATCGAGCGCTTCCGGCTGCAGCCCTTCATCGTCACGCTGGCGGGCATGTTCCTCGCACGCGGCCTGTGTTACCTCATCAGCATCGACTCGATCAGCATCACCAGCGAGCCCTACTCGGAGCTGGCGCAGTGGCGCCTGCCGCTGTGGGAAGACGCCTCGCTCTCGCTGGGCGCGGTGATCGCCGTCGCCGTGCTGCTGGCCGCGGTGTTCATCGCCCACAACACGCCGTTTGGCCGCGCGGTCTACGCCGTGGGCGGCAACGAGCAGTCGGCCGTGCTGATGGGCCTGCCGGTGCGCCGCACGCTGGTGGGTGTGTACACGCTCTCGGGCTTTTGCTCGGCACTGGCCGGCGTGGTGTTCACCTTCTACATGCTCTCGGGCTACGGCCTGCACGCCGTTGGCATGGAACTCGACGCCATCGCGGCCGTGGTGATCGGCGGCACCCTGCTCACCGGCGGCGTGGGCTACGTGGCCGGCACGTTGTTCGGCGTGCTGATGCTCGGAATCATCCAGACCCTGATCTCGTTTGACGGCACGCTGAGCTCCTGGTGGACCCGCATCGTCGTCGGCATCCTGCTGTTCGTTTTCTGCCTGCTGCAACGCCTGCTGACGCACCGCGCGTCCAAGCGGTCCTGA